TCTAATCTGTTTTCAATTCCTTATATTTTATGGATCTTTTTCTTTGTTGTCGCACCAGTTGCCCTTTTAATTTTTAAATCTTTTTTCAATATTCAAGGACAATTGACATTCAGTAATTATCAGGTGTTCTTTAGTTCATTTACTTATTTAAAAATGAGCTTCAATTCAATATTATATGCCGGCATAATTACTCTTGTGACACTTTGTGTTGCTTATCCAACAGCTTTGTTTTTGAGACAATTAAAGCATAAACAACTTTGGTTAATGTTAATTATTTTACCAACTTGGGTCAATTTACTTTTGAAAGCATATGCTTTTATGGGAATATTTGGTCAAGAAGGAAGTTTTAATCATTTTTTGACATTTATGGGAATTGGTCCAAAACAGCTTTTGTTTACGGATTTCTCTTTCATTTTTGTGGCTGCTTATATTGAGTTGCCTTTTATGATTTTACCTATTTTCAATGCTTTGGATAATATTGATGATAA
This Streptococcus urinalis 2285-97 DNA region includes the following protein-coding sequences:
- a CDS encoding ABC transporter permease, whose translation is MKKTSNLFSIPYILWIFFFVVAPVALLIFKSFFNIQGQLTFSNYQVFFSSFTYLKMSFNSILYAGIITLVTLCVAYPTALFLRQLKHKQLWLMLIILPTWVNLLLKAYAFMGIFGQEGSFNHFLTFMGIGPKQLLFTDFSFIFVAAYIELPFMILPIFNALDNIDDNIINASRDLGANELQTFSKVIFPLSMNGVRSGVQSVFIPSLSLFMLTRLIGGNRVITLGTAIEQHFLTTQNWGMGSTIGVVLILAMVLTMWLTKERSK